A genomic region of Chryseobacterium sp. KACC 21268 contains the following coding sequences:
- a CDS encoding SusC/RagA family TonB-linked outer membrane protein has translation MRKNYVKLPLLIAAIYFGGNLHAQSTQDTISKENKIEEVVVVGYGTQRKENVTGSIGIVTAKDLADKPNANPLNSVQGKLAGVNVVTSGTPGGSPRVDIRGVGSLSGNTVFIVDGMMTEDISFLNPQDIESMSVLKDPSSLAIFGAKAANGAVIIKTKSGKGKPVFNVNSYLGFKTVTNVPKMVNSDQYIELYNEKLINDNGSSAGSISRANFPADTDWFKEIFRTSIINSNDFSASGSLGKLNYYGSVGYLQDEGNLAAGQGINSGSGFNRFNTKLNLSYKITDNITIGNNFSFSKTRTDVSQNPLLNARNAPPLFPTMDPATGSYQFFNGYSIANPRAQLDLYRSQVRQERLLNNVFAEIKFLKDFTFRSSYTTDNYSPSQYEYTPAITYTPQATISNLLTRNNRYRNYVWDNTINWKKSFGNHNLELLGGFSRIRDSQSEEVWNAKNVAYDGTNGSLDVFNGTDILYYNDTAEATGARPAATQDQRRIESIFGRINYDYAGKYLLNASVRRDATSQISTDRYKTFPAVSVGWVVSKEGFMSEQNVFNLLKFRASYGELGNPNVTRRFTQRVTVIGGGAYYGNNGYPASTVDEVIDPSIGWETTVGTDFGVEMAFLNNDLKIEGTYYNKESKDVVYGINQGTISGASNPRNFITNAYSFRNKGFEVSLNYNKNLSESVKLGFYGNFTSLKNEITDVFGGSFLETGASLFGNSIVRLQAGQAVGSYYGYDVAGVFQTDAEAAASGQTGAKAGWFKFADQDGNGIIDTRDKTFLGSPIPKGTYGFGFTLNVHSMDFGIDFQGVFGNKIYNYNREQRYGNESWDLDMYNNRWRGAGTSNTNSMITSNQSIILPSSFYVEDGSYFRIRNIQVGYSLPSVIAQSLSVKKLRIYLSAQNPWTSFKYNGFSPEIMNQDRVQMGIDNNIYPISAIYTMGMNLTF, from the coding sequence ATGAGAAAAAATTATGTGAAATTACCATTGCTCATTGCTGCGATCTATTTTGGAGGCAATTTGCATGCCCAATCCACACAGGATACAATTTCTAAAGAAAACAAAATTGAGGAAGTTGTTGTTGTGGGTTATGGTACTCAAAGAAAAGAGAATGTGACGGGAAGTATCGGGATTGTAACTGCAAAAGATTTAGCAGATAAACCTAATGCGAATCCACTTAACTCTGTGCAGGGAAAATTGGCCGGTGTGAATGTTGTGACTTCTGGTACGCCAGGAGGATCTCCAAGAGTTGACATCCGAGGTGTTGGATCATTATCAGGAAATACGGTTTTCATCGTAGATGGAATGATGACAGAAGATATATCTTTCCTAAATCCTCAGGATATCGAATCTATGAGTGTTTTGAAAGATCCATCATCTTTGGCGATTTTTGGAGCGAAAGCAGCTAATGGTGCTGTAATCATCAAAACCAAAAGTGGGAAAGGAAAACCAGTTTTTAATGTAAACTCTTATTTGGGTTTCAAGACGGTTACCAATGTTCCAAAAATGGTCAACTCTGATCAGTATATTGAACTTTACAATGAGAAACTGATCAATGATAACGGATCTTCTGCAGGATCTATTTCCAGAGCAAATTTTCCGGCTGACACAGATTGGTTCAAAGAGATTTTCCGCACAAGTATTATTAATTCAAACGATTTTTCTGCATCCGGAAGTTTAGGGAAACTTAATTATTATGGTAGTGTTGGATATCTTCAGGATGAAGGTAATTTGGCTGCCGGCCAGGGAATCAACTCAGGAAGTGGTTTTAATAGATTTAATACAAAATTGAATCTTAGCTACAAGATCACAGACAATATTACAATTGGGAATAATTTCTCTTTCTCAAAAACACGTACAGACGTGTCGCAAAATCCTTTGCTAAATGCACGTAATGCACCGCCATTGTTCCCGACAATGGATCCTGCAACTGGTAGCTATCAGTTTTTCAACGGATATTCTATCGCCAATCCAAGAGCTCAGCTGGATCTTTACAGATCTCAGGTAAGACAGGAGAGATTGCTTAATAACGTTTTTGCAGAAATTAAATTCCTAAAGGATTTCACTTTTAGAAGTAGTTATACTACAGATAATTATAGTCCAAGTCAGTACGAATATACTCCAGCAATTACATATACTCCACAAGCAACTATTTCTAATTTGCTAACTAGAAACAACAGATACAGAAATTATGTTTGGGATAATACGATTAACTGGAAAAAGAGTTTCGGAAATCATAACCTAGAATTATTAGGTGGTTTCTCTAGAATTAGAGATTCCCAGTCTGAAGAAGTTTGGAATGCAAAGAATGTTGCTTATGATGGAACAAATGGATCTTTGGATGTCTTTAACGGAACAGATATACTATATTACAATGATACAGCAGAGGCTACCGGTGCAAGACCAGCTGCAACTCAGGATCAGCGTAGAATAGAGTCAATATTTGGAAGAATCAACTACGACTATGCTGGGAAATACCTTTTGAACGCTTCGGTACGTAGAGATGCAACATCACAAATTTCTACAGATAGATACAAAACTTTTCCAGCTGTAAGTGTTGGTTGGGTTGTATCTAAGGAGGGATTCATGAGCGAGCAAAATGTTTTCAATCTATTGAAGTTCAGAGCGAGTTATGGTGAATTAGGAAATCCAAACGTAACAAGAAGATTTACTCAACGTGTTACAGTGATAGGCGGCGGTGCATATTATGGAAATAACGGATATCCAGCTTCTACAGTTGATGAGGTAATTGATCCAAGTATTGGATGGGAAACTACTGTAGGTACCGATTTCGGAGTTGAAATGGCTTTCCTTAATAATGATTTGAAAATCGAAGGGACTTACTATAATAAAGAATCAAAAGATGTGGTTTACGGAATTAACCAAGGAACAATATCTGGAGCAAGTAACCCTAGAAACTTTATTACCAATGCTTATTCTTTCAGAAACAAAGGTTTCGAGGTGTCGCTTAATTATAACAAGAACCTTAGCGAAAGTGTAAAATTGGGATTCTATGGTAACTTCACATCACTTAAAAATGAGATTACTGATGTTTTCGGAGGATCTTTCTTAGAAACAGGTGCTAGTTTGTTTGGTAACTCAATCGTTAGATTGCAAGCTGGACAGGCAGTTGGCTCTTATTATGGATACGATGTTGCGGGTGTATTCCAGACAGATGCGGAAGCGGCAGCCTCTGGTCAGACTGGTGCAAAAGCTGGTTGGTTTAAATTTGCTGATCAAGATGGAAACGGCATCATTGATACCAGAGATAAGACATTCCTAGGAAGTCCTATTCCAAAAGGAACTTATGGTTTCGGTTTCACGCTTAATGTACATTCCATGGATTTTGGAATTGATTTCCAAGGTGTATTCGGGAACAAAATTTATAATTACAATCGTGAACAACGTTATGGTAACGAAAGTTGGGATCTAGATATGTACAATAATAGATGGAGAGGTGCTGGAACTTCTAACACCAATTCTATGATTACTTCTAATCAATCTATTATTTTGCCAAGCAGCTTTTATGTAGAAGATGGCAGCTATTTCAGAATCAGAAATATTCAAGTAGGTTACAGCTTACCTTCAGTGATAGCTCAATCTCTATCTGTTAAAAAACTGAGAATTTATCTTAGTGCACAAAACCCTTGGACTAGCTTCAAGTACAACGGATTCTCCCCGGAGATTATGAACCAGGATAGAGTACAGATGGGTATTGATAATAATATCTATCCTATCTCTGCGATTTATACAATGGGTATGAACTTAACATTTTAA
- a CDS encoding RagB/SusD family nutrient uptake outer membrane protein has product MKKIFLTLSIFSVFASCSEDFVDIKLEGVTVADDFFKTPDDAMKATNAIYSFLRSWENTGFPAQYVFGVTGDDVEKGSNPGDASFINAYDNFSYTISDDGVHGYWTGQWQAVQRANQVITNVPKIEMDETLKNRLVAEAKMLRAYFYFNLVRIYGGVPIFDGLQTNYIQPRNSSAEVYAFIVKDLTEASQILPQNYPASDVGRVTKGGALGLLSKVYLYMKDYQKAYDTSNLVMGLGYGLDPDFNHLFRPAGEFGSESVFEVNCGCSAEFGGSQYAEVQGVRNQFGWGFFTPTQALENAFEPGDIRKELTILREGETTLEGDLIKKGDPQAGNMWNQKVYVPTSLNNNACGYGSIQNLRILRFADILLINAEAANELGNTAAAITNINKVRLRANLGETTASTQSALRTAIWQERRVELAMEMDRFPDLVRTGQAAAVLGPLGFQTNKNELFPIPLQAITDSKGVLTQNPGYN; this is encoded by the coding sequence ATGAAAAAAATATTTTTAACACTCTCCATATTCTCCGTATTTGCTAGTTGTAGTGAGGATTTTGTAGACATAAAACTAGAAGGAGTCACAGTAGCAGATGATTTCTTCAAAACACCAGATGATGCTATGAAAGCTACCAATGCTATTTATAGTTTCTTAAGAAGCTGGGAGAACACAGGCTTTCCTGCACAGTATGTATTTGGTGTAACAGGAGATGATGTGGAAAAAGGATCTAATCCTGGTGATGCATCTTTCATCAATGCTTATGATAACTTCAGTTACACAATCAGTGATGACGGGGTTCACGGTTATTGGACGGGACAATGGCAGGCAGTTCAGAGAGCTAATCAAGTTATTACCAACGTTCCAAAAATCGAAATGGATGAAACTCTAAAAAACAGATTAGTTGCAGAAGCTAAAATGTTGAGAGCTTATTTCTACTTCAATCTTGTAAGAATCTACGGTGGCGTTCCAATTTTTGATGGATTGCAAACCAATTATATTCAACCTAGAAACTCTTCCGCTGAAGTTTATGCTTTTATCGTAAAAGATTTGACAGAGGCATCACAAATTCTACCTCAGAATTATCCAGCATCTGATGTTGGTAGAGTTACAAAAGGAGGTGCTTTGGGACTTCTTTCAAAAGTTTATCTTTATATGAAAGATTACCAAAAAGCTTATGATACTTCTAACCTAGTAATGGGATTAGGTTATGGATTAGATCCAGATTTTAACCATTTGTTCAGACCAGCTGGAGAATTCGGTTCAGAGTCAGTTTTCGAAGTAAACTGTGGATGTTCAGCTGAATTTGGAGGTAGTCAATATGCAGAAGTTCAAGGTGTTAGAAATCAGTTTGGATGGGGCTTCTTCACGCCTACTCAAGCTTTGGAAAATGCATTTGAACCAGGTGATATCAGAAAAGAATTGACGATTTTGAGAGAAGGTGAAACAACTCTTGAAGGAGATTTGATCAAGAAAGGAGATCCTCAGGCAGGAAACATGTGGAATCAAAAAGTATATGTTCCAACATCTCTAAACAACAATGCTTGTGGCTATGGTTCTATCCAGAACTTAAGAATTTTAAGATTTGCAGATATTCTTTTGATTAATGCAGAAGCTGCTAATGAGTTAGGAAATACAGCTGCAGCAATCACTAATATTAATAAAGTAAGGCTTAGAGCTAATCTTGGAGAAACTACCGCTAGTACCCAATCTGCTCTTAGAACTGCAATCTGGCAGGAGAGAAGAGTAGAGTTGGCAATGGAAATGGACAGATTCCCAGATCTTGTAAGAACAGGTCAGGCTGCTGCAGTTCTAGGACCATTAGGATTCCAAACAAATAAAAATGAGTTGTTCCCAATTCCTTTGCAGGCAATTACAGATAGTAAAGGTGTTTTAACACAAAACCCAGGATATAACTAA
- a CDS encoding glucoamylase family protein — MKNIVSLAVVPLTLLLSCKNSQVTNSDPSAKQISKKLTDNQLMDKVQSDALKYFWEFAEPKSMLGRERYHEDNIYPDNDKHVVTTGGSGFGLMTILVGVDRKFIPRQEAVKRLNHIADFLATADRFHGAWPHWINGETGKVVPFGKKDNGGDLVETAFLTQGIICVREYFKNGNTEEKQLAAKMDKLWKGVEWNWYTKGGQKVLYWHWSPTYGWEMNFPLEGYNECLITYVLAAASPDYSIDSETYNKGWSRNGTYTTDRTKYGLPLYVKHNYAEEFGGPLFWSQYSYLGLDPRGLSDQYVKSYWDLNRNHVLIDYKYCVENPLGFKGYSEKYWGLTAGYTRNKDGSVGYAAHQPMKEDFGVITPTAALSSMPYTPQESTAFLRFLYEEKPKFIGQAGPYDATSINFDDWTTPRYLAIDQGTIAPMIENHRSGLLWNLFMNAPEIRNGLKKIGFKSTEHKIQ; from the coding sequence ATGAAAAATATAGTATCATTAGCGGTTGTTCCGCTCACACTTTTACTTTCCTGTAAAAATTCACAAGTCACGAATTCTGACCCAAGTGCAAAACAAATCTCAAAAAAACTCACAGACAATCAACTCATGGACAAAGTCCAAAGCGATGCTCTCAAATATTTCTGGGAATTCGCAGAACCAAAATCTATGTTGGGCAGAGAACGCTACCACGAGGATAACATCTATCCGGATAATGACAAACATGTAGTTACAACTGGCGGTTCAGGTTTTGGATTGATGACGATTTTAGTAGGTGTTGATAGGAAATTTATTCCTCGTCAGGAAGCTGTCAAAAGACTCAATCATATTGCAGATTTTCTGGCAACAGCAGACCGTTTCCACGGCGCCTGGCCACATTGGATCAACGGAGAAACTGGCAAGGTTGTCCCTTTTGGAAAGAAAGATAACGGCGGAGATCTTGTAGAAACCGCATTTTTGACACAGGGAATCATCTGTGTCAGAGAATACTTCAAAAATGGAAATACAGAAGAAAAACAACTGGCCGCAAAAATGGACAAACTCTGGAAAGGCGTCGAGTGGAACTGGTACACAAAAGGTGGACAAAAGGTTTTATATTGGCACTGGTCGCCAACTTATGGCTGGGAAATGAACTTTCCACTAGAAGGTTACAACGAGTGTCTGATAACCTACGTTCTCGCAGCAGCATCACCAGATTATTCCATAGATTCAGAAACTTATAACAAAGGCTGGTCTCGCAATGGAACCTACACCACGGACCGCACAAAATACGGATTGCCACTTTACGTCAAACACAATTATGCGGAAGAATTCGGAGGGCCATTGTTTTGGTCGCAATATTCTTACTTAGGTTTGGATCCACGCGGACTATCGGATCAATATGTGAAAAGCTATTGGGATCTCAATCGAAATCATGTGTTGATAGATTACAAATACTGCGTTGAAAATCCGCTAGGCTTCAAAGGATATTCAGAGAAATACTGGGGACTTACGGCTGGCTACACACGAAACAAAGATGGCTCCGTAGGTTATGCAGCGCACCAGCCTATGAAAGAAGACTTTGGTGTCATCACGCCAACAGCAGCGCTGAGCTCAATGCCATACACACCTCAGGAATCAACAGCATTTTTAAGATTTTTGTACGAAGAAAAACCGAAATTTATCGGTCAGGCTGGGCCATATGATGCAACTTCCATCAATTTTGATGACTGGACAACGCCACGATATCTCGCTATAGATCAAGGCACTATTGCACCAATGATAGAGAATCACAGATCAGGATTACTTTGGAATCTTTTTATGAACGCACCAGAAATAAGAAATGGTCTCAAAAAAATCGGATTTAAGTCCACAGAACATAAGATTCAATAA
- a CDS encoding prolyl oligopeptidase family serine peptidase produces MKLKNIAFLLLVFSSFAKAQEIKSEFNKEVKIQKKLSYILDIPQNTKNKIPLIVFLHGSGERGNNLEIVKNHSPFTYKSLISEPVAILAPQCPENTWWDTDAVYFLIKEISEKYKIDKDRIYLTGLSMGGWGTLKLASEHPEMFAAVSAVCAPTDRVMLANIQNYKGLNIKLFHGGMDDIVLPENAFNFYQKLHPVNPKAELTIFPNDNHNSWDSTYSDPKLYEWMLSLRKNRN; encoded by the coding sequence ATGAAATTAAAAAATATCGCTTTTTTGCTACTGGTTTTTTCATCTTTCGCAAAGGCACAGGAGATAAAATCTGAGTTTAATAAAGAAGTTAAAATCCAGAAGAAACTATCATACATCCTGGATATTCCTCAAAATACAAAAAACAAAATACCGTTGATTGTATTTCTGCACGGCTCAGGAGAACGGGGAAACAACCTGGAAATAGTAAAGAATCATAGTCCATTCACTTACAAAAGCCTGATCAGCGAGCCTGTTGCTATTTTAGCACCTCAATGTCCGGAAAATACATGGTGGGACACAGACGCTGTTTATTTTCTGATCAAAGAAATCTCAGAAAAGTATAAGATTGACAAAGACAGAATCTATCTCACTGGACTATCCATGGGAGGCTGGGGAACTTTGAAGTTAGCTAGCGAGCACCCGGAAATGTTTGCAGCAGTTTCAGCAGTTTGCGCACCTACGGACAGAGTAATGTTGGCAAATATTCAGAATTACAAAGGTCTTAATATCAAATTATTCCACGGTGGAATGGATGATATTGTACTTCCGGAAAATGCTTTCAATTTCTATCAAAAATTACATCCCGTGAATCCAAAGGCAGAACTCACAATCTTTCCAAACGATAACCACAACTCTTGGGATTCCACATATTCTGATCCTAAACTATATGAATGGATGTTATCTTTGAGAAAAAATAGAAATTAG
- the bglX gene encoding beta-glucosidase BglX: protein MKKFVILAALALSPYFLAQNIISKPVQSYQSAQYQSKKKVFVDNLLSKMTLDEKIGQLNLPSSGDFTTGQAQSSDIGKKVEQGLVGGLFNIKGVDKIREVQKVAVEKSRLKIPMIFGMDVIHGYETTFPIPLGIASSWDMDLIQRSAQIAAQESTADGINWTFSPMVDVSRDPRWGRVSEGSGEDPYLGSEIAKAMVYGYQGDDLSKKNTMLACVKHFALYGAAEAGRDYNTVDMSHVQMYNTYFPPYKAAVDAGAASVMASFNEVDGVPATGNKWLMTDVLRKQWNFKGFVVTDYTGINEMIDHGMGDLQQVSALAMNAGVDMDMVGEGFLKTLKRSITEGKVTEQTVTDAARRILESKYDLGLFDDPYRYIDSKRAQKEVFSPKNLEAAKTISSQSMVLLKNDKQVLPLKKSGTVAVIGPLADNALNMTGTWSVAAKHANSISLLRGLKETVGKDVNFIYAKGSNIYESAAMEEKATMFGKTAERDSRPAEQIRKEAIAIANQADVIVLTIGESAEMSGESSSRTDIGIPETQKELLRELKKTGKPIVLVLFTGRPLVLTEESQLADAILNVWFPGSMAGYAVSDVLYGKVNPSAKLPMTFPRSVGQVPLYYNAKNTGRPLSVENTEKCTFEKFRSNYLDECNTPLYPFGFGLSYTNFGYSEVSVSNAKPVGNTPIEATVTLTNNGKYDGAEVVQLYIRDLVGSITRPVKELKGFQKVYLKAGESKKVTFKISPDDLKFYNNQLKYDWEAGDFDVMIGTNSHDVKTTRVNWSK, encoded by the coding sequence ATGAAAAAGTTTGTAATCTTAGCTGCATTGGCATTATCGCCATATTTTCTGGCTCAGAATATTATATCAAAACCTGTCCAGTCTTATCAGTCGGCGCAGTACCAATCTAAGAAAAAAGTTTTCGTAGACAACTTGCTTTCCAAAATGACTTTGGACGAGAAGATTGGACAGCTTAATCTGCCTTCTTCAGGAGATTTTACCACTGGCCAGGCTCAGAGTTCAGACATTGGTAAAAAAGTAGAACAAGGCTTGGTTGGAGGACTATTCAACATCAAAGGTGTTGATAAAATCCGCGAAGTTCAAAAAGTAGCTGTTGAAAAAAGTAGACTGAAAATTCCAATGATTTTTGGGATGGACGTAATCCACGGTTATGAAACAACATTCCCAATTCCTTTGGGAATTGCATCATCCTGGGATATGGATTTGATCCAGAGATCTGCTCAGATTGCTGCTCAGGAATCAACTGCCGACGGAATCAACTGGACATTCTCACCGATGGTAGATGTTTCAAGAGATCCACGATGGGGAAGGGTTTCCGAAGGTTCAGGTGAAGATCCGTACTTGGGAAGCGAGATTGCCAAAGCAATGGTTTATGGATACCAAGGTGATGATCTTTCTAAGAAAAATACAATGCTTGCGTGTGTAAAACACTTTGCACTTTATGGCGCGGCAGAAGCTGGTAGAGACTACAATACCGTAGATATGAGTCATGTGCAGATGTACAATACCTACTTTCCACCTTACAAAGCGGCTGTAGATGCAGGCGCGGCTTCTGTAATGGCATCTTTCAATGAAGTGGACGGAGTTCCTGCCACTGGAAACAAATGGCTGATGACAGATGTACTCAGAAAACAATGGAATTTCAAAGGATTCGTTGTAACAGATTACACCGGAATCAATGAAATGATTGATCACGGAATGGGCGATCTTCAGCAGGTTTCTGCTTTGGCAATGAACGCTGGTGTAGATATGGACATGGTTGGAGAAGGGTTTTTAAAAACTTTGAAACGATCAATCACAGAAGGAAAAGTGACCGAGCAAACCGTGACGGATGCAGCAAGAAGAATTTTAGAATCCAAATATGATCTTGGTCTTTTCGATGATCCTTACAGATATATCGATTCCAAGAGAGCACAAAAAGAAGTTTTCAGTCCGAAAAATCTAGAAGCAGCGAAAACAATTTCTTCGCAATCTATGGTTCTTCTGAAAAATGACAAACAGGTTCTTCCGCTTAAAAAATCTGGAACGGTTGCAGTGATAGGTCCATTGGCAGACAATGCCTTGAATATGACCGGAACCTGGAGTGTTGCAGCAAAGCATGCTAATTCAATATCATTACTTAGAGGTCTTAAGGAAACCGTTGGTAAAGATGTGAATTTCATTTATGCAAAAGGAAGCAACATTTATGAATCTGCTGCTATGGAAGAAAAAGCAACAATGTTTGGCAAAACAGCAGAAAGAGATAGTCGCCCAGCAGAGCAGATCAGAAAAGAAGCAATTGCGATAGCAAACCAGGCTGATGTGATTGTTTTGACAATAGGAGAAAGTGCCGAGATGAGTGGAGAATCCAGTTCCAGAACGGACATCGGAATTCCCGAAACTCAGAAAGAATTGTTGAGAGAACTTAAGAAAACTGGCAAACCGATTGTTTTGGTTTTATTCACTGGTCGCCCACTTGTCTTGACAGAAGAATCCCAATTGGCTGATGCTATTTTGAATGTATGGTTCCCTGGAAGTATGGCTGGATACGCCGTTTCAGATGTACTTTACGGTAAAGTAAATCCTTCTGCAAAATTGCCGATGACTTTCCCAAGAAGCGTAGGACAGGTTCCTCTTTATTACAATGCTAAAAATACAGGAAGACCACTAAGTGTAGAAAATACGGAGAAATGTACGTTTGAAAAATTCCGTTCCAATTATCTGGATGAGTGCAACACACCTCTTTACCCTTTCGGATTTGGATTGAGTTATACTAATTTTGGATATTCAGAGGTTTCTGTTAGCAATGCAAAACCTGTTGGGAATACACCTATTGAAGCAACTGTTACATTAACCAATAATGGAAAATATGACGGAGCAGAAGTGGTTCAGCTTTATATCAGAGATTTAGTGGGAAGCATTACAAGACCAGTTAAAGAATTGAAAGGTTTCCAAAAAGTTTATCTGAAAGCTGGCGAGAGCAAGAAAGTCACTTTCAAGATTTCTCCAGACGATCTCAAATTCTACAACAATCAACTGAAATATGATTGGGAAGCTGGCGATTTCGATGTGATGATCGGAACCAATTCCCACGATGTGAAAACCACAAGAGTTAATTGGAGTAAATAA
- a CDS encoding PQQ-dependent sugar dehydrogenase, translated as MKKLLLVFSLALASEISAQQIILEEFATASNPVEMTASPTNDNRLFVVQQSGTIRILNTNGTFEATNFLNITDRVNFSGEMGLLGLAFHPDFATNRYFYVYYNRAGRTITVSRFTANSANPNIADPASEKVMMSIPKSQTNHNGGSIHFGADGFLYISTGDGGGGGDTDNNAQNKNSLLGKLLRIDVNSTEAYGIPAGNPFVGVDGADEIWSYGLRNGWKYSFDRTTNNIWIADVGQNLIEEINRVPATTPGINYGWRCYEGNSEYNTAGCANASTMTFPVVDYDHSGGKCSITGGYVYRGNLYADLAGKYVFADYCSTQIGILDNTTITWSSAFSGNNFTTFGEDNSKQLYIAAASGKIFKVKTNFLAVSDVDKSSIQITPIPAKDFIYIKNINEKNLTVEILDLSGRSVLNTKVAENDKSIDVTTLRSGDYILVLKRDDIKLISQKIIKE; from the coding sequence ATGAAAAAATTACTACTTGTTTTTTCCCTTGCACTGGCATCGGAAATATCAGCACAACAGATCATACTGGAGGAGTTTGCAACGGCTTCCAATCCCGTAGAAATGACGGCATCTCCAACGAATGACAACCGACTTTTCGTAGTCCAACAATCCGGAACCATCCGAATTCTGAACACAAACGGTACTTTTGAAGCTACTAATTTTCTAAATATCACAGACAGAGTCAACTTCAGTGGGGAAATGGGATTGCTTGGTTTGGCATTTCATCCGGACTTTGCAACGAACCGTTATTTCTACGTTTATTACAACAGAGCTGGCAGAACGATTACTGTTTCGAGATTTACTGCCAATTCTGCTAATCCAAATATTGCGGATCCAGCTTCAGAAAAAGTAATGATGTCGATTCCGAAAAGCCAGACCAATCACAATGGTGGAAGTATACACTTTGGAGCAGATGGATTCCTCTACATCTCTACTGGTGACGGCGGTGGTGGCGGCGATACCGATAATAATGCACAAAACAAAAATTCACTTTTAGGGAAACTATTGAGAATTGATGTGAACTCTACAGAAGCGTATGGCATCCCTGCAGGTAATCCTTTTGTTGGCGTAGATGGTGCGGATGAAATATGGTCTTACGGTCTTAGAAACGGCTGGAAGTATTCTTTTGACAGAACGACGAATAATATATGGATTGCGGATGTGGGACAGAATTTGATTGAAGAAATAAACAGAGTTCCGGCAACGACTCCAGGTATTAATTATGGCTGGAGATGTTACGAAGGCAACAGTGAGTACAATACTGCTGGCTGTGCGAATGCTTCAACAATGACTTTTCCTGTTGTAGATTATGATCATTCCGGAGGAAAATGTTCCATCACTGGAGGCTATGTTTACAGAGGAAATCTCTATGCTGATTTAGCTGGGAAATATGTATTTGCAGATTACTGCTCTACTCAAATTGGGATTCTTGATAATACGACTATCACTTGGAGCTCTGCGTTTTCCGGTAATAATTTTACAACTTTTGGAGAGGACAATAGCAAACAATTATATATTGCTGCTGCAAGTGGGAAAATATTTAAAGTAAAAACTAACTTCCTGGCAGTTTCGGACGTTGACAAATCTAGTATTCAAATTACTCCGATTCCGGCGAAAGATTTTATTTATATTAAAAACATTAATGAGAAAAATCTGACCGTTGAAATTCTGGATTTATCAGGAAGATCTGTTTTGAACACTAAGGTTGCTGAAAATGATAAAAGCATTGATGTTACAACTTTAAGATCCGGTGATTACATTTTGGTTCTGAAAAGAGATGATATCAAATTAATTAGTCAGAAAATAATTAAAGAATAA